A single Maniola hyperantus chromosome 11, iAphHyp1.2, whole genome shotgun sequence DNA region contains:
- the LOC138403035 gene encoding uncharacterized protein: MAKLVINFSVIITITTLSLQSIVATVLIQEKCSLQDTACLTKQARLVLRSFVEGNPELGMEKLDKMSIDFLKIKKYGLNYEMKNLEVEGLKSADIDKVSIDMDLKTLGISFKSSLTITGDYTASGVLFTLPVSGDGEFEIKINDTKIEMLCLYDIVKNKDGYEIMNLTNYIYGFSVTGDVHYRYENVYNNVKEKKKKLHSLLNGYTTIMVSKFGDYYISKITEKIFTAVKVYLTSQNLKDLATY; this comes from the exons ATGGcgaagctagtaattaatttcAGTGTTATAATTACAATTACCACATTGTCATTACAATCAATAG TTGCAACTGTGTTAATTCAAGAAAAATGTTCGCTGCAAGACACTGCTTGTTTGACAAAACAAGCTCGCTTGGTATTAAGATCTTTTGTGGAAGGTAACCCCGAACTTGGAATggaaaaattagataaaatgtcaatagattttctaaaaataaagaagtatGGTTTGAACTACGAAATGAAAAATCTGGAGGTAGAAGGTCTGAAAAGTGCTGATATTGACAAAGTCAG TATCGATATGGATTTAAAAACTCTGGGAATATCATTCAAGAGTTCTTTAACAATAACTGGTGACTATACAGCTAGTGGAGTGCTATTCACATTGCCAGTTTCCGGTGATGGTGAATTTGAGATAAAAATTA ATGACACAAAAATTGAGATGCTGTGTTTGTATGATATCGTGAAAAATAAAGACGGGTATGAAATCATGAATTTGACGAACTACATTTACGGGTTTAGCGTGACGGGAGATGTCCATTACCGATATGAAAATGTGTATAACAATGTCAAGGAAAAAA AGAAGAAACTCCACTCGTTACTCAATGGATATACTACGATAATGGTATCGAAATTCGGTGACTACTACATCAGCAAAATCACTGAGAAAATATTCACAgcagttaaagtttatttgactTCACAAAATTTAAAGGACCTGGCCACGTACTGA